AGTTGCTTTAGGTCACGACCGTTGAAGCCCTGAATCCATATATTGCTCCTGTATTGGTTTTCTTTCTTATCCATGTGTCTTCTCACGAAAATAAAGAACTCACCATCAGGTAGAAACTCAAGTTCACCAACACTGACATACCTGTACAAATCCGAAAGCCTCACTTTTCGCATTTTACCCCTCCTCTCACCGATTTTATCATTTATTCAGTTCATCCGAAATACGGCGGCTGCATGTACAACTAATACCTATTTGCAAATGAATCACAACCTTTTTTTATCGAAGAGCTGTGATAAAATTTGAATATGAGAGAAAACATTAAGAAGTATCGCCTAAAACCCAACCCAGTTCCAGAATTTATCAACAATTCACTGGATCTTGAACAGTTGGATGCGGTCGTTAATTCCGTTGGGAGAACACTAATCGTCGCAGGGCCAGGCTCTGGCAAAACAAGAGTCATAACTTACAAGATCGCTTACCTTGTCTCTTCCGGAATAAAACCCGAAAATATTCTATTGGTAACTTTCACCCGGGCGGCTTCACACGAAATGATTGAACGGGCCCGGAGGGTGAGCGGTTCAGATTTAAAAGGGATGCTTGCGGGAACTTTCCATCACGTGTGCAATCACTTTTTAAGGAAGTACTCCAAGCGAGTGGATATCGACGCTAATTTCACAATACTCGATAGAGAAGACGCCAAAGATCTTATAAAACACTGTCGTGCACAGCTCATAGAAGAACTTGGCAAGAAGAATTCATCGATTTTACCAAGCGCCGGAGTACTTCAATCAATCTATTCTTACGCGGTTAACTGCGGGCTTTCTTTGAGAGAAGCAATAGTTCATCAGAACAAGAAATTCCTCGGAATTGAGGAACACATTGAGGAAATATGGAAAAGGTACACTGTTCTAAAATTAGAAAATAATTCAATGGACTATGATGACCTCCTCGTAAAAGCACTCCAGCTCTTTGAAAACAATTCCGAAGTCCTTGAAATTGAATCAACAAGATTTCGATGGATACTGGTCGATGAGTTTCAGGATACAAATATTCTCCAATATCGGTTACTCGAGTTGCTTTCGAATGTTCACGGTAACCTTATAGTGGTGGGAGATGATGCGCAGTCGATTTACTCCTTTAGGGGAGCTCGATTTGAAAACGTGTTTGATTTCCTGAACAAGGGAGATACAAAAGTTTTCAAAATACAAACTAACTATCGTTCCACACCCGAAATAGTCAAACTGATAAACAATATAGTCCCTACAAACTCTGTCGAAAAAAACCTTAAAGCTGTAAGAACTTCCGGGCCACTTCCGGTAGTTGCTGAAACCTGGGATAACATGGAAGAAGCAAATTTTGTCGCCCAGAAGATTGAGGAACATATCAACGATGGAATTTCACCTGAGAGAATCGCTGTCCTCTACAGATCACATTACCACTCTCTGGAACTGCAGATGGAGCTTGACAGAAGAAAGATCGATTACATATTATTTTCAGGACCAAAATTCGTTGAGACAGCTCATGTGAAAGATATTATTTCCTTTCTCAAAGTTCTTATTAATCCTTCCGACCAGCTTTCATGGGGGAGGGTTTTAAGGCTTTTCCCTGGAGTTGGAATTTCCACATCACTAAAAATAATCGATTCCTTAAGAACTTGTATGGGTGATCAAAAGAGGATAATAGAGAAATTGAAGGCTTTTAGCACCAGCAGAATAAAACTTGAGCATCTCATCGATATTCTCTCAAGTGCAGATGCTGAATTACAGCCCGCCAATGTGATACAGCTTGTTCATAACAATTTCTATGAAAATTATCTCGATGAAAAGTATCCTGACGCCCGGGAACGTAAACTGGATATCGAAAGGCTAGAAGAGATCGCAGAGAGATATTCGGGCATCTCTGAGTTCCTCGAGGATCTCGCCGTTAGCGAAAAAGTGGACATTGAAAGGGAAAGAGTGGAGAAAGAATCAAAAGTGGTTTTAAGCACTGTACATCAGGCGAAAGGCTTGGAATGGGACGTTGTTTTTGTGATCGCGGTAAATCCTGGGGATTTTCCAAGTTATTTTGCGGTCAATGAAGGTAATATTGACGAGGAAGAGCGAGTATTTTATGTTGCCATAACTAGAGCACGCGACTATTTATACCTTGTACGCCAAAAAGGTGGAAGAAGCCGGCCCATGATGGGGAACAGGTATGTTTTCAGATCTGGCTACGATTTCATTACCAGAATCCCCGAAGATGCGGTGGAGTTCTGGGATGTAGGATGGGATCTTTAAAATTTTGTAATTCTATACTTCACTAGGGGAGGGAAGAAGTAGATGAATGCACTTTATCTACCACTGATTGCTGGTCTAATCTCAACGGTTTTCGCGTTTGTTATGCTAAGGAGGACTCTCAGGTTTTCTCCCGGAGACGAAACGATGCAAAAACTTTCCGGTTACGTGCAAGAAGGTGCCTCTGCTTTTCTTAAGGAGGAATCCAGAAAGATCTTCGCCGTAGCAATTCTCATCGCCGCCGCTCTGGGGATAATATTTCAATCGTTCAAGTACCCAATAGCACTTCTTTTTGGTGCTTTCATTTCAGAACTTGCAGGCGTTATCGGGATGTACGCCGCTACCAGAGCAAATGCCAGAGTGGCTGAAGGTGCTAAAAATGGACTCTCACAAGCTTTCAGAGTTGCCTTCTCTGGTGGCTCGGTTATGGGGCTTTCCGTTGCTGGATTCTCCTTAACCGGGCTTGCAATAGTTATGCTGGTCTTCAAAGATTCTTTTATCTATGAAGGAATCACAGAGGTTTCAAGAGCTTTCGGTAAAATCTCATTCCTTGATTCGGTAATGATCATCAGTTCATATTCGTTGGGTGCAAGTTTAATTGCGCTTTTCGACAGAGTCGGTGGTGGCATGTATACTAAAGCCGCCGATATGAGTGCTGACCTCGTGGGTAAAATCGAAGCGGGAATCCCAGAAGATGATCCCAGGAATCCCGCTACGATTGCTGATAATGTCGGCGATAACGTGGGTGATGTTGCTGGTCTTGGGGCGGATATACTCGAATCTTACGTTGCTTCCGTTGTTTCGGCCATCGTTCTTGCGATATTCATGAAGCTCGCCGACAAAGAGATCGTCAACGGCATTATCAACTGGGGAATGAGCTCTGAGCAATATTACAGACTCATTCTTCTTCCTGTTTTGATTGCAGGTGCTGGTGTGATCTCCTCACTCATCGGAGTAATAGTTGTGTCTAACTTTAGAGCAAAAGATGCAAGAAAAGCTCTTAGCTTCGGTAACGTGTTTACGGGTATACTCGTGCTGGCATCGACGGCTTTGGTTATTGGTCTTTATGCTCCCGATTACAAATTCAAAGACGCATTCATTGTGAATCCCGACTTCGTTTCAAAATGGAGGATTTTCTTCGCAATAGCAAGTGGTCTTGTTGCAGGTCTGATAATCAGTAAGCTCAGTGAATACTTCACGTCTACCGATTACAGTCCTACCCGAAAACTTGCTCAAAAGACCCAGTCTGGCGTCGCTATCAATATTACCTCTGGCCTTGCTTTGGGCATGGGAAGTACTTTATGGCCGGTTATTACCCTGTCGCTTGCTATTCTTGGCGCCTACTGGGCCGCGGGTGTATACGGGATAGCCATTGCAGCCTTGGGAATGCTCTCTTTTGTGGGATACATCGTTAGTGTTGACAGCTATGGTCCTGTGGCAGACAACGCCGGTGGAATTGCACAGATGGCAAAACTCGATCCAAAAGTCAGAGAAATAACTGATAAACTCGATTCCGTCGGTAATACCACCGCTGCAATAGGTAAAGGATTCGCCATCGGTTCAGCAGCATTTGCAGCGCTCGCGTTGATCGTTTCCTATATCTGGGGTACTGCCCAATCTGCAGAAGAAATCGTCAACAATCCAGTTATCAATCTTGTAGAACCATATACCATCGTTGGTGTCATTATCGGGGCTATGTTACCTTTCTTCTTCACTTCGTTGTTGATAAAGGGTGTCGCAGATTCAGCAGATCTAATGATAACAGAGATAAGAAGACAGTTCCGCGAACACAAAGGTATATTGACGGGTGAAGAAACACCAGACTATAAGAGATGTATAGAGATCACAACAAAAGGTGCCATCAGCAGGATGCTCCCTCCTGGACTCATAGCCATCCTCACTCCCTTCATAGTAGGTTTTCTCTTTGGAAAAGCAGCCGTTGCTGGTTTGCTTCTCGGTGGTCTTGGAAGTGCTATAATGATCGCGCTCTTCACTGCAAATTCTGGTGGTGCCTGGGACAACGCAAAGAAATTCATTGAAGAAGGCAACTACGGTGGGAAAGGCACAGATGTTCATGCAGCCGCCGTTGTTGGTGATACAGTGGGTGATCCGTTGAAAGACACCGTGGGGCCATCGATGGATATCTTGATAAAGTTAATGTCGGTAGTTTCTCTGGTATTTGGTTCGCTTTTCCCAAACAAACCGTTCTTCATGTGATAAAAATCCCGGGGATTACCCCGGGATTTTTTTATTAATATTCGTATATGATATTATTTTTAGCTAGAGTATACTTGTGGGGGTGAATTTATGAAAAAACTGCTCCTCATCCTTTTCCTTACAGCGATAGTTGCAGCCAATGGTTTTTCAATGACTTCTCTGAACACTCTAACTTTCTACACGGTTGATCTTGAGAACGGCCAAAGCGATATTTTTCCGATAGTGTACTTTGTTTTCGAACCTATAAAAGGATTTAGCTTGAGATTCGAAGATTATTTAGCGCTTACTCATGACACATTGAGTTTTGGACCAATAAGTATCATGAAACCAAGGTTTTATTACGTGCAATATATGGGAAATAATGTGAGTTTAAAGATCGGAAATTTCAGATCAAAACACTACAACACACGAAAGATCAACCTCCTCAGAGTTGGTGGATTCTACGATTACAACTACGGAATAGAGGTCGGTTATACCTTTGGAAAATTCTCTCTTTTCGGAAGATACAACTACATTGACTACTATTCAGAGCACCAATACGGTAGCTTAATTGCATATGATGATAAAAACCTAGCTTTTGGACTCTACCTCATGAAGAAAGGAACAGTGTACGATCTATCAGCGGACGGAATTTACAACTTTTCACTTGGTCCGGTGAACGGCAAGTTTTTCGGGGCAATTGCAGCGTATGGAGCCTATCCCTTTATAGCACTACCGACTTATCTCGTTGGCGGTTTATTTAACTGGAACAGACTTGATATAGGAATCCAGTTTGCTCAACAGGGATCCTGGAGCATTGATTACGATTTCGGAGACCCAAACAAAGGAGCTTCATGGGTATTAAACACTTACCTCAATTACAACTTCACCTCAAAGATATCTGCAGGAGTGTTCTTCGATCAAAACTCTTCCGGTATGAACTATGGTACAAAGCTCAATTTTGCAGGCTTAGAGATAGTCATTTCAAACAGCGACTATGATGGTGGAATGACTGGAATTCAGAGACTGGAGCTGAGCTATTCAAACTATTT
This genomic interval from Kosmotoga pacifica contains the following:
- a CDS encoding ATP-dependent helicase, whose amino-acid sequence is MRENIKKYRLKPNPVPEFINNSLDLEQLDAVVNSVGRTLIVAGPGSGKTRVITYKIAYLVSSGIKPENILLVTFTRAASHEMIERARRVSGSDLKGMLAGTFHHVCNHFLRKYSKRVDIDANFTILDREDAKDLIKHCRAQLIEELGKKNSSILPSAGVLQSIYSYAVNCGLSLREAIVHQNKKFLGIEEHIEEIWKRYTVLKLENNSMDYDDLLVKALQLFENNSEVLEIESTRFRWILVDEFQDTNILQYRLLELLSNVHGNLIVVGDDAQSIYSFRGARFENVFDFLNKGDTKVFKIQTNYRSTPEIVKLINNIVPTNSVEKNLKAVRTSGPLPVVAETWDNMEEANFVAQKIEEHINDGISPERIAVLYRSHYHSLELQMELDRRKIDYILFSGPKFVETAHVKDIISFLKVLINPSDQLSWGRVLRLFPGVGISTSLKIIDSLRTCMGDQKRIIEKLKAFSTSRIKLEHLIDILSSADAELQPANVIQLVHNNFYENYLDEKYPDARERKLDIERLEEIAERYSGISEFLEDLAVSEKVDIERERVEKESKVVLSTVHQAKGLEWDVVFVIAVNPGDFPSYFAVNEGNIDEEERVFYVAITRARDYLYLVRQKGGRSRPMMGNRYVFRSGYDFITRIPEDAVEFWDVGWDL
- a CDS encoding sodium-translocating pyrophosphatase, which translates into the protein MNALYLPLIAGLISTVFAFVMLRRTLRFSPGDETMQKLSGYVQEGASAFLKEESRKIFAVAILIAAALGIIFQSFKYPIALLFGAFISELAGVIGMYAATRANARVAEGAKNGLSQAFRVAFSGGSVMGLSVAGFSLTGLAIVMLVFKDSFIYEGITEVSRAFGKISFLDSVMIISSYSLGASLIALFDRVGGGMYTKAADMSADLVGKIEAGIPEDDPRNPATIADNVGDNVGDVAGLGADILESYVASVVSAIVLAIFMKLADKEIVNGIINWGMSSEQYYRLILLPVLIAGAGVISSLIGVIVVSNFRAKDARKALSFGNVFTGILVLASTALVIGLYAPDYKFKDAFIVNPDFVSKWRIFFAIASGLVAGLIISKLSEYFTSTDYSPTRKLAQKTQSGVAINITSGLALGMGSTLWPVITLSLAILGAYWAAGVYGIAIAALGMLSFVGYIVSVDSYGPVADNAGGIAQMAKLDPKVREITDKLDSVGNTTAAIGKGFAIGSAAFAALALIVSYIWGTAQSAEEIVNNPVINLVEPYTIVGVIIGAMLPFFFTSLLIKGVADSADLMITEIRRQFREHKGILTGEETPDYKRCIEITTKGAISRMLPPGLIAILTPFIVGFLFGKAAVAGLLLGGLGSAIMIALFTANSGGAWDNAKKFIEEGNYGGKGTDVHAAAVVGDTVGDPLKDTVGPSMDILIKLMSVVSLVFGSLFPNKPFFM